Proteins encoded together in one Sceloporus undulatus isolate JIND9_A2432 ecotype Alabama chromosome 4, SceUnd_v1.1, whole genome shotgun sequence window:
- the ZADH2 gene encoding prostaglandin reductase 3 isoform X2: MQTGLSEELGRTTEVTACSLPTHFMKIFVGINASDINFSAGRYDTSAKPPFDAGFEGIGEVVALGLSASARYTVGQPVAYLKPGAFAEYIVVPAKEAIPVPSVKPEFLGLLVSGATAYISLKELGELSEGKTVLVTAAAGGTGQFAVQLAKKAKCHVIGTCSSDEKSGYLKSIGCDHPINYKTENLAAVLKKDYPNGVDVVYESVGGKMFDLAVNSLATKGRLIIIGFISGYQTRTGLPPGQVEMLPAKLLRKSASIQGFFLNHYLSEYQMAMKHLVKMCENRELVCEVDVGDMSPEGRFSGLESVFRAIDYMYMGKNIGKIVVELPHSVNSKL, encoded by the exons ATGCAGACTGGATTATCTGAAGAATTGGGAAGAACAACAGAAGTCACAGCTTGCTCTCTTCCCACTCATTTTATGAAGAT ATTTGTCGGCATTAATGCATCTGATATTAACTTCTCAGCCGGCCGATATGACACTTCAGCTAAGCCCCCATTTGATGCAGGTTTTGAAGGAATTGGTGAAGTGGTGGCCCTGGGCCTAAGCGCAAGTGCTAGATACACAGTAGGCCAACCAGTGGCCTACCTGAAACCTGGTGCCTTTGCTGAATATATCGTTGTGCCGGCTAAAGAAGCCATCCCAGTACCTTCTGTGAAACCTGAGTTTCTGGGACTTCTGGTAAGTGGAGCTACAGCATATATCAGTCTGAAGGAGCTTGGAGAATTGTCTGAAGGGAAGACAGTTCTGGTGACAGCAGCGGCTGGAGGAACTGGTCAATTTGCTGTGCAACttgcaaagaaagcaaaatgcCATGTAATTGGAACTTGTTCCAGTGATGAGAAATCTGGCTATTTGAAATCCATTGGCTGTGACCACCCTATCAACTATAAAACTGAAAATCTTGCTGCTGTCCTTAAGAAGGACTACCCAAATGGTGTGGATGTAGTGTATGAATCTGTTGGTGGAAAGATGTTTGACTTGGCTGTCAACTCCTTGGCTACCAAAGGGCGTCTGATAATTATTGGGTTTATTTCTGGCTACCAAACCCGTACTGGCCTTCCGCCTGGTCAGGTAGAGATGCTGCCAGCAAAACTGCTAAGAAAATCTGCCAGCATCCAAGGCTTCTTCTTAAACCATTACTTGTCTGAATATCAAATGGCTATGAAGCACTTGGTCAAAATGTGTGAGAACAGAGAACTGGTCTGTGAGGTAGACGTTGGAGACATGTCTCCAGAGGGCAGGTTCTCTGGTTTAGAGTCAGTATTTCGTGCTATAGATTATATGTACATGGGGAAAAACATTGGAAAAATTGTAGTAGAATTACCTCACTCTGTCAACAGTAAGCTGTAA
- the ZADH2 gene encoding prostaglandin reductase 3 isoform X1 — protein MALRSSSSRAWARLWGPPRLALGSHRPILDLSYSRHFLDFQGSSIPSAMKKLVVTKLSPDFREAVTLRQDAPVPLPGDGDLLVRNRFVGINASDINFSAGRYDTSAKPPFDAGFEGIGEVVALGLSASARYTVGQPVAYLKPGAFAEYIVVPAKEAIPVPSVKPEFLGLLVSGATAYISLKELGELSEGKTVLVTAAAGGTGQFAVQLAKKAKCHVIGTCSSDEKSGYLKSIGCDHPINYKTENLAAVLKKDYPNGVDVVYESVGGKMFDLAVNSLATKGRLIIIGFISGYQTRTGLPPGQVEMLPAKLLRKSASIQGFFLNHYLSEYQMAMKHLVKMCENRELVCEVDVGDMSPEGRFSGLESVFRAIDYMYMGKNIGKIVVELPHSVNSKL, from the exons ATGGCtctgaggagcagcagcagcagggcctgGGCCAGGCTTTGGGGCCCCCCTCGCCTGGCTTTGGGGTCCCACCGCCCCATCCTGGACCTCTCCTACTCCCGGCACTTCCTGGACTTCCAGGGCTCCTCCATCCCCAGCGCCATGAAGAAGCTGGTGGTCACCAAGCTCAGCCCCGACTTCCGAGAAGCGGTGACCCTCCGCCAGGACGCCCCGGTGCCTCTCCCCGGGGATGGAGACCTCCTCGTCAGGAACAG ATTTGTCGGCATTAATGCATCTGATATTAACTTCTCAGCCGGCCGATATGACACTTCAGCTAAGCCCCCATTTGATGCAGGTTTTGAAGGAATTGGTGAAGTGGTGGCCCTGGGCCTAAGCGCAAGTGCTAGATACACAGTAGGCCAACCAGTGGCCTACCTGAAACCTGGTGCCTTTGCTGAATATATCGTTGTGCCGGCTAAAGAAGCCATCCCAGTACCTTCTGTGAAACCTGAGTTTCTGGGACTTCTGGTAAGTGGAGCTACAGCATATATCAGTCTGAAGGAGCTTGGAGAATTGTCTGAAGGGAAGACAGTTCTGGTGACAGCAGCGGCTGGAGGAACTGGTCAATTTGCTGTGCAACttgcaaagaaagcaaaatgcCATGTAATTGGAACTTGTTCCAGTGATGAGAAATCTGGCTATTTGAAATCCATTGGCTGTGACCACCCTATCAACTATAAAACTGAAAATCTTGCTGCTGTCCTTAAGAAGGACTACCCAAATGGTGTGGATGTAGTGTATGAATCTGTTGGTGGAAAGATGTTTGACTTGGCTGTCAACTCCTTGGCTACCAAAGGGCGTCTGATAATTATTGGGTTTATTTCTGGCTACCAAACCCGTACTGGCCTTCCGCCTGGTCAGGTAGAGATGCTGCCAGCAAAACTGCTAAGAAAATCTGCCAGCATCCAAGGCTTCTTCTTAAACCATTACTTGTCTGAATATCAAATGGCTATGAAGCACTTGGTCAAAATGTGTGAGAACAGAGAACTGGTCTGTGAGGTAGACGTTGGAGACATGTCTCCAGAGGGCAGGTTCTCTGGTTTAGAGTCAGTATTTCGTGCTATAGATTATATGTACATGGGGAAAAACATTGGAAAAATTGTAGTAGAATTACCTCACTCTGTCAACAGTAAGCTGTAA